The following proteins are co-located in the Macadamia integrifolia cultivar HAES 741 chromosome 3, SCU_Mint_v3, whole genome shotgun sequence genome:
- the LOC122074254 gene encoding pentatricopeptide repeat-containing protein At1g09820-like → MASKLGDSAMLRRVLYHMEFEDFKLNIISSTCLIRYFCKMQKFSDCTKLLESMICNGPTPTIVTYNVLLDNLCKNGLLGAAYRICRVLKSNGPSPDTISYNILINSFIHEGDDLMVKQLLRDMHNQGMQPDLVTYGSFIYSLCKEGKVSVALHLRDQMVEAGVKPSIVIYNTLLNAMFQNGKL, encoded by the coding sequence ATGGCTAGCAAGCTGGGAGATTCTGCAATGCTTCGAAGGGTCTTGTATCATATGGAATTTGAAGATTTTAAGCTTAATATAATTAGTTCAACTTGTCTGATTCGGTATTTCTGTAAAATGCAGAAGTTCTCTGACTGTACTAAGCTTTTGGAGAGTATGATCTGCAATGGCCCCACTCCTACAATAGTCACTTACAATGTTCTTTTGGACAACCTTTGCAAGAATGGGTTACTTGGAGCTGCATATCGGATTTGTAGGGTCCTTAAAAGCAATGGACCTTCTCCTGATACAATTTCATACAATATTCTTATAAACTCTTTCATACACGAAGGAGATGATTTGATGGTGAAACAGTTGTTAAGGGATATGCATAATCAGGGAATGCAGCCGGATTTGGTTACATATGGGTCCTTTATCTATAGCCTTTGTAAAGAAGGGAAGGTATCAGTTGCCCTCCACCTGCGGGACCAGATGGTAGAGGCTGGGGTTAAGCCAAGTATCGTCATATACAATACCTTATTGAATGCCATGTTTCAAAATGGCAAATTGTGA